TTACATTTCGCATCATTGAAGTCATGAACGGATCCATTCATTTCTCCAGTGAGTTGGGCGTTGGTACGGAAGTAATAATCCGGATCCCATTCGTCCAAGACGAGAGGATAGATGTATAAAACCAGTTCAGATTACCATTCTGCTCTTACATTAGCATCGCTGGCATTTCTAATGGCCGTGGAGGGATTTGGGGGGATGACCAGGTAATAACGGCTATCTGTCTCCTCCAGTGTCTCCAGTTGAATATGAGGGGGCACGTCAATCTGAAAGGCCTCCTTAAGGGCCTTTCTGGGATCGCTCAGCAGAAGCTGCTTGAAGGCGGGATCTGCCCATGCTTTCTGAATGATTTGTTGGCGTAACTGTTCTCCTTTAGACATGAGTTATGCATCTCCTTGAAGATTCTAATTTCCTCATGAGTGTAGCATGTTTTCTCGACATAATCTATTAATAATTGCGATAATTCGACAACCAATGATAGAAGCCCCCCAAGGAAAGCAGCCGGACTTCCTCCGAGATAGTTGAAGAACTTGACGAGAAGCCCTCTAGGAGATATTGGTGAAAGGCGATTAGTTCGGGAGACTCAGGCTGAAGCATTTGCAACTGCTTTTCCTGCTCATTGGTTTTGTCAGCGAACTCCTCATAAAGCTTTAAATCGTAAAGGGCGGCGCGGCACGTAGACTCGCTGAGCACCTCTTCTGGAGGCCATCCGAGTCTGTGCCGAACAAGAGACAAT
The nucleotide sequence above comes from Xylanibacillus composti. Encoded proteins:
- a CDS encoding NHLP leader peptide family RiPP precursor, whose product is MSKGEQLRQQIIQKAWADPAFKQLLLSDPRKALKEAFQIDVPPHIQLETLEETDSRYYLVIPPNPSTAIRNASDANVRAEW